A portion of the Homo sapiens chromosome 16, GRCh38.p14 Primary Assembly genome contains these proteins:
- the ATXN2L gene encoding ataxin-2-like protein isoform 14 (isoform 14 is encoded by transcript variant 20) — translation MLKPQPLQQPSQPQQPPPTQQAVARRPPGGTSPPNGGLPGPLATSAAPPGPPAAASPCLGPVAAAGSGLRRGAEGILAPQPPPPQQHQERPGAAAIGSARGQSTGKGPPQSPVFEGVYNNSRMLHFLTAVVGSTCDVKVKNGTTYEGIFKTLSSKFELAVDAVHRKASEPAGGPRREDIVDTMVFKPSDVMLVHFRNVDFNYATKDKFTDSAIAMNSKVNGEHKEKVLQRWEGGDSNSDDYDLESDMSNGWDPNEMFKFNEENYGVKTTYDSSLSSYTVPLEKDNSEEFRQRELRAAQLAREIESSPQYRLRIAMENDDGRTEEEKHSAVQRQGSGRESPSLASREGKYIPLPQRVREGPRGGVRCSSSRGGRPGLSSLPPRGPHHLDNSSPGPGSEARGINGGPSRMSPKAQRPLRGAKTLSSPSNRPSGETSVPPPPAVGRMYPPRSPKSAAPAPISASCPEPPIGSAVPTSSASIPVTSSVSDPGVGSISPASPKISLAPTDVKELSTKEPGRTLEPQELARIAGKVPGLQNEQKRFQLEELRKFGAQFKLQPSSSPENSLDPFPPRILKEEPKGKEKEVDGLLTSEPMGSPVSSKTESVSDKEDKPPLAPSGGTEGPEQPPPPCPSQTGSPPVGLIKGEDKDEGPVAEQVKKSTLNPNAKEFNPTKPLLSVNKSTSTPTSPGPRTHSTPSIPVLTAGQSGLYSPQYISYIPQIHMGPAVQAPQMYPYPVSNSVPGQQGKYRGAKGSLPPQRSDQHQPASAPPMMQAAAAAGPPLVAATPYSSYIPYNPQQFPGQPAMMQPMAHYPSQPVFAPMLQSNPRMLTSGSHPQAIVSSSTPQYPSAEQPTPQALYATVHQSYPHHATQLHAHQPQPATTPTGSQPQSQHAAPSPVQQHQAGQAPHLGSGQPQQNLYHPGALTGTPPSLPPGPSAQSPQSSFPQPAAVYAIHHQQLPHGFTNMAHVTQAHVQTGITAAPPPHPGAPHPPQVMLLHPPQSHGGPPQGAVPQSGVPALSASTPSPYPYIGHPQGEQPGQAPGFPGGADDRIREFSLAGGIWHGRAEGLQVGQDARVLGGE, via the exons ATGTTGAAGCCTCAGCCGCTACAACAGccctcccagccccagcagcCGCCCCCCACGCAACAGGCCGTGGCCCGTCGGCCCCCCGGGGGCACCAGCCCTCCCAACGGCGGCCTCCCGGGGCCGCTGGCCACCTCTGCGGCTCCTCCCGGGCCTCCAGCGGCCGCCTCCCCCTGCCTGGGGCCTGTGGCCGCTGCCGGGAGCGGGCTCCGCCGGGGAGCCGAAGGCATCTTGgcgccgcagccgccgccgccgcagcaaCACCAGGAGAGGCCGGGGGCAGCCGCCATCGGCAGCGCCAG ggGACAGAGCACAGGAAAGGGACCCCCACAGTCACCT GTGTTTGAAGGCGTCTACAACAATTCCAGAATGCTGCATTTCCTTACAGCTGTTGTG GGCTCCACTTGTGATGTAAAGGTGAAAAATGGTACCACTTATGAGGGTATCTTCAAGACGCTAAGCTCAAAG TTTGAACTAGCCGTGGATGCTGTGCACCGGAAAGCATCTGAGCCAGCAGGTGGCCCTCGTCGGGAGGACATTGTGGACACCATGGTGTTTAAGCCAAGTGATGTCATGCTTGTTCACTTCCGAAATGTTGACTTCAACTATGCTACTAAAG ACAAGTTCACCGATTCAGCCATTGCCATGAACTCGAAAGTGAATGGGGAACACAAAGAGAAGGTGCTTCAGCGCTGGGAGGGGGGTGACAGCAACAGCGACGACTATGACCTCGAGTCTGACATG tccAATGGATGGGACCCCAATGAAATGTTCAAGTTCAATGAGGAGAACTACGGTGTGAAGACTACCTATGATAGCAGTCTTTCTTCTTATAC GGTGCCCTTAGAAAAGGACAACTCAGAAGAGTTTCGTCAGCGAGAGCTGCGTGCGGCCCAGTTGGCTCGAGAGATTGAATCAAGCCCCCAGTACCGCCTACGGATCGCCATGGAGAACGACGATGGGCGCACTGAAGAGGAGAAGCACAGTGCAGTCCAGCGGCAGGGCTCAGGGCGGGAGAGCCCCAGCTTGGCATCCAG GGAGGGGAAGTATATCCCTCTGCCTCAACGAGTCCGGGAAGGTCCCCGGGGAGGAGTTCGATGCAGCAGCTCTCGGGGCGGTCGGCCTGGCCTTAGCTCTTTGCCACCTCGTGGCCCTCACCATCTGGACAACAGCAGCCCTGGCCCAGGTTCTGAGGCCCGTGGTATCAATGGAG gcCCTTCCCGCATGTCCCCAAAGGCACAACGGCCTCTGAGAGGTGCCAAGACTCTGTCTTCGCCCAGTAATAGGCCTTCTGGAGAAACTTCTGTTCCACCTCCTCCTGCAG TGGGCCGGATGTATCCCCCGCGTTCTCCCAAGTCTGCTGCCCCTGCCCCAATCTCAGCTTCCTGTCCAGAGCCTCCCATCGGCTCGGCAGTGCCAACCTCTTCAGCCTCCATCCCTGTGACCTCATCAGTCTCAGATCCTGGAGTGGGCTCCATTTCTCCAGCTTCTCCAAAGATCTCCCTGGCCCCCACAGATG TAAAAGAACTCTCTACCAAGGAACCTGGGAGAACTCTGGAGCCCCAGGAGCTGGCTCGGATAGCTGGGAAAG TCCCTGGTCTTCAGAATGAACAGAAACGATTCCAACTGGAAGAACTGAGAAAGTTTGGGGCCCAGTTTAAG CTTCAGCCCAGTAGCTCCCCTGAGAACAGCCTGGATCCTTTTCCTCCCCGGATCTTAAAGGAGGAGcccaaaggaaaggagaaagaggttgatgGTCTGTTGACTTCAGAGCCCATGGGGTCTCCCGTCTCCTCCAAGACAGAGTCCGTATCGGATAAGGAGGACAAACCACCCCTGGCACCATCAGGAGGCACTGAGGGGCCAGAGCAGCCCCCACCACCTTGTCCAAGCCAAACTGGCAGCCCCCCGGTGGGCCTCATCAAGGGAGAAGACAAAGATGAGGGCCCTGTTGCTGA ACAAGTAAAGAAATCAACGTTGAACCCTAATGCTAAGGAGTTCAATCCTACAAAGCCTCTGCTGTCTGTG AATAAATCCACCAGTACCCCAACTTCTCCGGGGCCCCGGACTCATTCAACTCCCTCCATCCCGGTGCTGACAGCAGGCCAGAGTGGGCTATACAGCCCCCAGTACATCTCCTACATACCTCAGATCCACATGGGACCAGCTGTGCAG GCACCTCAGATGTATCCATATCCTGTATCCAATTCAGTGCCTGGGCAGCAGGGCAAGTACCGGGGAGCAAAAG gcTCCCTTCCTCCGCAGCGCTCGGACCAACACCAGCCAGCCTCAGCCCCGCCGATGATGCAGGCCGCCGCGGCTGCTGGCCCGCCTCTGGTGGCTGCCACGCCCTATTCTTCCTACATCCCCTACAACCCTCAGCAGTTCCCAGGCCAGCCAGCCATGATGCAGCCCATGGCCCACTACCCCTCACAG CCGGTGTTTGCCCCCATGCTTCAGAGCAACCCACGCATGCTGACGTCGGGCAGCCATCCCCAGGCCATCGTGTCATCCTCTACCCCTCAGTACCCTTCTGCAGAGCAGCCTACCCCCCAAGCCCTTTATG CCACTGTTCACCAGTCCTACCCACACCATGCCACACAGCTCCATGCCCACCAGCCGCAGCCGGCTACCACGCCTACTGGAAGCCAGCCGCAGTCCCAGCATGCGGCCCCCAGTCCTGTCCAG CAGCATCAGGCGGGGCAGGCCCCACACTTGGGCAGTGGACAGCCACAGCAGAATCTGTACCACCCAGGGGCCCTGACAGGCACGCCGCCCTCTCTGCCACCGGGACCTTCTGCCCAGTCCCCTCAGAGCAGCTTCCCCCAGCCAGCCGCTGTGTATGCCATCCACCACCAGCAGCTGCCCCACGGCTtcaccaacatggcccatgttACCCAG gCCCATGTCCAAACTGGAATCACAGCAGCCCCGCCCCCTCACCCTGGGGCTCCCCACCCgccccaggtgatgctgctgcaCCCACCCCAGAGTCATGGGGGGCCCCCCCAAGGCGCGGTGCCCCAGAGTGGGGTGCCTGCACTCTCAGCTTCCACACCCTCACCCTACCCCTACATCGGACACCCCCAAGGTGAGCAGCCTGGCCAGGCGCCTGGATTTCCAGGAGGAGCCGATGACAGGATTCGTGAGTTCTCATTAGCTGGGGGAATTTGGCATGGAAGAGCTGAGGGGCTGCAGGTGGGGCAGGATGCACGGGTTCTGGGTGGGGAGTGA
- the ATXN2L gene encoding ataxin-2-like protein isoform 1 (isoform 1 is encoded by transcript variant 1), producing the protein MLKPQPLQQPSQPQQPPPTQQAVARRPPGGTSPPNGGLPGPLATSAAPPGPPAAASPCLGPVAAAGSGLRRGAEGILAPQPPPPQQHQERPGAAAIGSARGQSTGKGPPQSPVFEGVYNNSRMLHFLTAVVGSTCDVKVKNGTTYEGIFKTLSSKFELAVDAVHRKASEPAGGPRREDIVDTMVFKPSDVMLVHFRNVDFNYATKDKFTDSAIAMNSKVNGEHKEKVLQRWEGGDSNSDDYDLESDMSNGWDPNEMFKFNEENYGVKTTYDSSLSSYTVPLEKDNSEEFRQRELRAAQLAREIESSPQYRLRIAMENDDGRTEEEKHSAVQRQGSGRESPSLASREGKYIPLPQRVREGPRGGVRCSSSRGGRPGLSSLPPRGPHHLDNSSPGPGSEARGINGGPSRMSPKAQRPLRGAKTLSSPSNRPSGETSVPPPPAVGRMYPPRSPKSAAPAPISASCPEPPIGSAVPTSSASIPVTSSVSDPGVGSISPASPKISLAPTDVKELSTKEPGRTLEPQELARIAGKVPGLQNEQKRFQLEELRKFGAQFKLQPSSSPENSLDPFPPRILKEEPKGKEKEVDGLLTSEPMGSPVSSKTESVSDKEDKPPLAPSGGTEGPEQPPPPCPSQTGSPPVGLIKGEDKDEGPVAEQVKKSTLNPNAKEFNPTKPLLSVNKSTSTPTSPGPRTHSTPSIPVLTAGQSGLYSPQYISYIPQIHMGPAVQAPQMYPYPVSNSVPGQQGKYRGAKGSLPPQRSDQHQPASAPPMMQAAAAAGPPLVAATPYSSYIPYNPQQFPGQPAMMQPMAHYPSQPVFAPMLQSNPRMLTSGSHPQAIVSSSTPQYPSAEQPTPQALYATVHQSYPHHATQLHAHQPQPATTPTGSQPQSQHAAPSPVQHQAGQAPHLGSGQPQQNLYHPGALTGTPPSLPPGPSAQSPQSSFPQPAAVYAIHHQQLPHGFTNMAHVTQAHVQTGITAAPPPHPGAPHPPQVMLLHPPQSHGGPPQGAVPQSGVPALSASTPSPYPYIGHPQGEQPGQAPGFPGGADDRIREFSLAGGIWHGRAEGLQVGQDARVLGGE; encoded by the exons ATGTTGAAGCCTCAGCCGCTACAACAGccctcccagccccagcagcCGCCCCCCACGCAACAGGCCGTGGCCCGTCGGCCCCCCGGGGGCACCAGCCCTCCCAACGGCGGCCTCCCGGGGCCGCTGGCCACCTCTGCGGCTCCTCCCGGGCCTCCAGCGGCCGCCTCCCCCTGCCTGGGGCCTGTGGCCGCTGCCGGGAGCGGGCTCCGCCGGGGAGCCGAAGGCATCTTGgcgccgcagccgccgccgccgcagcaaCACCAGGAGAGGCCGGGGGCAGCCGCCATCGGCAGCGCCAG ggGACAGAGCACAGGAAAGGGACCCCCACAGTCACCT GTGTTTGAAGGCGTCTACAACAATTCCAGAATGCTGCATTTCCTTACAGCTGTTGTG GGCTCCACTTGTGATGTAAAGGTGAAAAATGGTACCACTTATGAGGGTATCTTCAAGACGCTAAGCTCAAAG TTTGAACTAGCCGTGGATGCTGTGCACCGGAAAGCATCTGAGCCAGCAGGTGGCCCTCGTCGGGAGGACATTGTGGACACCATGGTGTTTAAGCCAAGTGATGTCATGCTTGTTCACTTCCGAAATGTTGACTTCAACTATGCTACTAAAG ACAAGTTCACCGATTCAGCCATTGCCATGAACTCGAAAGTGAATGGGGAACACAAAGAGAAGGTGCTTCAGCGCTGGGAGGGGGGTGACAGCAACAGCGACGACTATGACCTCGAGTCTGACATG tccAATGGATGGGACCCCAATGAAATGTTCAAGTTCAATGAGGAGAACTACGGTGTGAAGACTACCTATGATAGCAGTCTTTCTTCTTATAC GGTGCCCTTAGAAAAGGACAACTCAGAAGAGTTTCGTCAGCGAGAGCTGCGTGCGGCCCAGTTGGCTCGAGAGATTGAATCAAGCCCCCAGTACCGCCTACGGATCGCCATGGAGAACGACGATGGGCGCACTGAAGAGGAGAAGCACAGTGCAGTCCAGCGGCAGGGCTCAGGGCGGGAGAGCCCCAGCTTGGCATCCAG GGAGGGGAAGTATATCCCTCTGCCTCAACGAGTCCGGGAAGGTCCCCGGGGAGGAGTTCGATGCAGCAGCTCTCGGGGCGGTCGGCCTGGCCTTAGCTCTTTGCCACCTCGTGGCCCTCACCATCTGGACAACAGCAGCCCTGGCCCAGGTTCTGAGGCCCGTGGTATCAATGGAG gcCCTTCCCGCATGTCCCCAAAGGCACAACGGCCTCTGAGAGGTGCCAAGACTCTGTCTTCGCCCAGTAATAGGCCTTCTGGAGAAACTTCTGTTCCACCTCCTCCTGCAG TGGGCCGGATGTATCCCCCGCGTTCTCCCAAGTCTGCTGCCCCTGCCCCAATCTCAGCTTCCTGTCCAGAGCCTCCCATCGGCTCGGCAGTGCCAACCTCTTCAGCCTCCATCCCTGTGACCTCATCAGTCTCAGATCCTGGAGTGGGCTCCATTTCTCCAGCTTCTCCAAAGATCTCCCTGGCCCCCACAGATG TAAAAGAACTCTCTACCAAGGAACCTGGGAGAACTCTGGAGCCCCAGGAGCTGGCTCGGATAGCTGGGAAAG TCCCTGGTCTTCAGAATGAACAGAAACGATTCCAACTGGAAGAACTGAGAAAGTTTGGGGCCCAGTTTAAG CTTCAGCCCAGTAGCTCCCCTGAGAACAGCCTGGATCCTTTTCCTCCCCGGATCTTAAAGGAGGAGcccaaaggaaaggagaaagaggttgatgGTCTGTTGACTTCAGAGCCCATGGGGTCTCCCGTCTCCTCCAAGACAGAGTCCGTATCGGATAAGGAGGACAAACCACCCCTGGCACCATCAGGAGGCACTGAGGGGCCAGAGCAGCCCCCACCACCTTGTCCAAGCCAAACTGGCAGCCCCCCGGTGGGCCTCATCAAGGGAGAAGACAAAGATGAGGGCCCTGTTGCTGA ACAAGTAAAGAAATCAACGTTGAACCCTAATGCTAAGGAGTTCAATCCTACAAAGCCTCTGCTGTCTGTG AATAAATCCACCAGTACCCCAACTTCTCCGGGGCCCCGGACTCATTCAACTCCCTCCATCCCGGTGCTGACAGCAGGCCAGAGTGGGCTATACAGCCCCCAGTACATCTCCTACATACCTCAGATCCACATGGGACCAGCTGTGCAG GCACCTCAGATGTATCCATATCCTGTATCCAATTCAGTGCCTGGGCAGCAGGGCAAGTACCGGGGAGCAAAAG gcTCCCTTCCTCCGCAGCGCTCGGACCAACACCAGCCAGCCTCAGCCCCGCCGATGATGCAGGCCGCCGCGGCTGCTGGCCCGCCTCTGGTGGCTGCCACGCCCTATTCTTCCTACATCCCCTACAACCCTCAGCAGTTCCCAGGCCAGCCAGCCATGATGCAGCCCATGGCCCACTACCCCTCACAG CCGGTGTTTGCCCCCATGCTTCAGAGCAACCCACGCATGCTGACGTCGGGCAGCCATCCCCAGGCCATCGTGTCATCCTCTACCCCTCAGTACCCTTCTGCAGAGCAGCCTACCCCCCAAGCCCTTTATG CCACTGTTCACCAGTCCTACCCACACCATGCCACACAGCTCCATGCCCACCAGCCGCAGCCGGCTACCACGCCTACTGGAAGCCAGCCGCAGTCCCAGCATGCGGCCCCCAGTCCTGTCCAG CATCAGGCGGGGCAGGCCCCACACTTGGGCAGTGGACAGCCACAGCAGAATCTGTACCACCCAGGGGCCCTGACAGGCACGCCGCCCTCTCTGCCACCGGGACCTTCTGCCCAGTCCCCTCAGAGCAGCTTCCCCCAGCCAGCCGCTGTGTATGCCATCCACCACCAGCAGCTGCCCCACGGCTtcaccaacatggcccatgttACCCAG gCCCATGTCCAAACTGGAATCACAGCAGCCCCGCCCCCTCACCCTGGGGCTCCCCACCCgccccaggtgatgctgctgcaCCCACCCCAGAGTCATGGGGGGCCCCCCCAAGGCGCGGTGCCCCAGAGTGGGGTGCCTGCACTCTCAGCTTCCACACCCTCACCCTACCCCTACATCGGACACCCCCAAGGTGAGCAGCCTGGCCAGGCGCCTGGATTTCCAGGAGGAGCCGATGACAGGATTCGTGAGTTCTCATTAGCTGGGGGAATTTGGCATGGAAGAGCTGAGGGGCTGCAGGTGGGGCAGGATGCACGGGTTCTGGGTGGGGAGTGA
- the ATXN2L gene encoding ataxin-2-like protein isoform X2: protein MLKPQPLQQPSQPQQPPPTQQAVARRPPGGTSPPNGGLPGPLATSAAPPGPPAAASPCLGPVAAAGSGLRRGAEGILAPQPPPPQQHQERPGAAAIGSARGQSTGKGPPQSPVFEGVYNNSRMLHFLTAVVGSTCDVKVKNGTTYEGIFKTLSSKFELAVDAVHRKASEPAGGPRREDIVDTMVFKPSDVMLVHFRNVDFNYATKDKFTDSAIAMNSKVNGEHKEKVLQRWEGGDSNSDDYDLESDMSNGWDPNEMFKFNEENYGVKTTYDSSLSSYTVPLEKDNSEEFRQRELRAAQLAREIESSPQYRLRIAMENDDGRTEEEKHSAVQRQGSGRESPSLASREGKYIPLPQRVREGPRGGVRCSSSRGGRPGLSSLPPRGPHHLDNSSPGPGSEARGINGGPSRMSPKAQRPLRGAKTLSSPSNRPSGETSVPPPPAAPPFLPVGRMYPPRSPKSAAPAPISASCPEPPIGSAVPTSSASIPVTSSVSDPGVGSISPASPKISLAPTDVPGLQNEQKRFQLEELRKFGAQFKLQPSSSPENSLDPFPPRILKEEPKGKEKEVDGLLTSEPMGSPVSSKTESVSDKEDKPPLAPSGGTEGPEQPPPPCPSQTGSPPVGLIKGEDKDEGPVAEQVKKSTLNPNAKEFNPTKPLLSVNKSTSTPTSPGPRTHSTPSIPVLTAGQSGLYSPQYISYIPQIHMGPAVQAPQMYPYPVSNSVPGQQGKYRGAKGSLPPQRSDQHQPASAPPMMQAAAAAGPPLVAATPYSSYIPYNPQQFPGQPAMMQPMAHYPSQPVFAPMLQSNPRMLTSGSHPQAIVSSSTPQYPSAEQPTPQALYATVHQSYPHHATQLHAHQPQPATTPTGSQPQSQHAAPSPVQHQAGQAPHLGSGQPQQNLYHPGALTGTPPSLPPGPSAQSPQSSFPQPAAVYAIHHQQLPHGFTNMAHVTQAHVQTGITAAPPPHPGAPHPPQVMLLHPPQSHGGPPQGAVPQSGVPALSASTPSPYPYIGHPQGEQPGQAPGFPGGADDRIREFSLAGGIWHGRAEGLQVGQDARVLGGE, encoded by the exons ATGTTGAAGCCTCAGCCGCTACAACAGccctcccagccccagcagcCGCCCCCCACGCAACAGGCCGTGGCCCGTCGGCCCCCCGGGGGCACCAGCCCTCCCAACGGCGGCCTCCCGGGGCCGCTGGCCACCTCTGCGGCTCCTCCCGGGCCTCCAGCGGCCGCCTCCCCCTGCCTGGGGCCTGTGGCCGCTGCCGGGAGCGGGCTCCGCCGGGGAGCCGAAGGCATCTTGgcgccgcagccgccgccgccgcagcaaCACCAGGAGAGGCCGGGGGCAGCCGCCATCGGCAGCGCCAG ggGACAGAGCACAGGAAAGGGACCCCCACAGTCACCT GTGTTTGAAGGCGTCTACAACAATTCCAGAATGCTGCATTTCCTTACAGCTGTTGTG GGCTCCACTTGTGATGTAAAGGTGAAAAATGGTACCACTTATGAGGGTATCTTCAAGACGCTAAGCTCAAAG TTTGAACTAGCCGTGGATGCTGTGCACCGGAAAGCATCTGAGCCAGCAGGTGGCCCTCGTCGGGAGGACATTGTGGACACCATGGTGTTTAAGCCAAGTGATGTCATGCTTGTTCACTTCCGAAATGTTGACTTCAACTATGCTACTAAAG ACAAGTTCACCGATTCAGCCATTGCCATGAACTCGAAAGTGAATGGGGAACACAAAGAGAAGGTGCTTCAGCGCTGGGAGGGGGGTGACAGCAACAGCGACGACTATGACCTCGAGTCTGACATG tccAATGGATGGGACCCCAATGAAATGTTCAAGTTCAATGAGGAGAACTACGGTGTGAAGACTACCTATGATAGCAGTCTTTCTTCTTATAC GGTGCCCTTAGAAAAGGACAACTCAGAAGAGTTTCGTCAGCGAGAGCTGCGTGCGGCCCAGTTGGCTCGAGAGATTGAATCAAGCCCCCAGTACCGCCTACGGATCGCCATGGAGAACGACGATGGGCGCACTGAAGAGGAGAAGCACAGTGCAGTCCAGCGGCAGGGCTCAGGGCGGGAGAGCCCCAGCTTGGCATCCAG GGAGGGGAAGTATATCCCTCTGCCTCAACGAGTCCGGGAAGGTCCCCGGGGAGGAGTTCGATGCAGCAGCTCTCGGGGCGGTCGGCCTGGCCTTAGCTCTTTGCCACCTCGTGGCCCTCACCATCTGGACAACAGCAGCCCTGGCCCAGGTTCTGAGGCCCGTGGTATCAATGGAG gcCCTTCCCGCATGTCCCCAAAGGCACAACGGCCTCTGAGAGGTGCCAAGACTCTGTCTTCGCCCAGTAATAGGCCTTCTGGAGAAACTTCTGTTCCACCTCCTCCTGCAG CTCCCCCTTTTCTTCCAGTGGGCCGGATGTATCCCCCGCGTTCTCCCAAGTCTGCTGCCCCTGCCCCAATCTCAGCTTCCTGTCCAGAGCCTCCCATCGGCTCGGCAGTGCCAACCTCTTCAGCCTCCATCCCTGTGACCTCATCAGTCTCAGATCCTGGAGTGGGCTCCATTTCTCCAGCTTCTCCAAAGATCTCCCTGGCCCCCACAGATG TCCCTGGTCTTCAGAATGAACAGAAACGATTCCAACTGGAAGAACTGAGAAAGTTTGGGGCCCAGTTTAAG CTTCAGCCCAGTAGCTCCCCTGAGAACAGCCTGGATCCTTTTCCTCCCCGGATCTTAAAGGAGGAGcccaaaggaaaggagaaagaggttgatgGTCTGTTGACTTCAGAGCCCATGGGGTCTCCCGTCTCCTCCAAGACAGAGTCCGTATCGGATAAGGAGGACAAACCACCCCTGGCACCATCAGGAGGCACTGAGGGGCCAGAGCAGCCCCCACCACCTTGTCCAAGCCAAACTGGCAGCCCCCCGGTGGGCCTCATCAAGGGAGAAGACAAAGATGAGGGCCCTGTTGCTGA ACAAGTAAAGAAATCAACGTTGAACCCTAATGCTAAGGAGTTCAATCCTACAAAGCCTCTGCTGTCTGTG AATAAATCCACCAGTACCCCAACTTCTCCGGGGCCCCGGACTCATTCAACTCCCTCCATCCCGGTGCTGACAGCAGGCCAGAGTGGGCTATACAGCCCCCAGTACATCTCCTACATACCTCAGATCCACATGGGACCAGCTGTGCAG GCACCTCAGATGTATCCATATCCTGTATCCAATTCAGTGCCTGGGCAGCAGGGCAAGTACCGGGGAGCAAAAG gcTCCCTTCCTCCGCAGCGCTCGGACCAACACCAGCCAGCCTCAGCCCCGCCGATGATGCAGGCCGCCGCGGCTGCTGGCCCGCCTCTGGTGGCTGCCACGCCCTATTCTTCCTACATCCCCTACAACCCTCAGCAGTTCCCAGGCCAGCCAGCCATGATGCAGCCCATGGCCCACTACCCCTCACAG CCGGTGTTTGCCCCCATGCTTCAGAGCAACCCACGCATGCTGACGTCGGGCAGCCATCCCCAGGCCATCGTGTCATCCTCTACCCCTCAGTACCCTTCTGCAGAGCAGCCTACCCCCCAAGCCCTTTATG CCACTGTTCACCAGTCCTACCCACACCATGCCACACAGCTCCATGCCCACCAGCCGCAGCCGGCTACCACGCCTACTGGAAGCCAGCCGCAGTCCCAGCATGCGGCCCCCAGTCCTGTCCAG CATCAGGCGGGGCAGGCCCCACACTTGGGCAGTGGACAGCCACAGCAGAATCTGTACCACCCAGGGGCCCTGACAGGCACGCCGCCCTCTCTGCCACCGGGACCTTCTGCCCAGTCCCCTCAGAGCAGCTTCCCCCAGCCAGCCGCTGTGTATGCCATCCACCACCAGCAGCTGCCCCACGGCTtcaccaacatggcccatgttACCCAG gCCCATGTCCAAACTGGAATCACAGCAGCCCCGCCCCCTCACCCTGGGGCTCCCCACCCgccccaggtgatgctgctgcaCCCACCCCAGAGTCATGGGGGGCCCCCCCAAGGCGCGGTGCCCCAGAGTGGGGTGCCTGCACTCTCAGCTTCCACACCCTCACCCTACCCCTACATCGGACACCCCCAAGGTGAGCAGCCTGGCCAGGCGCCTGGATTTCCAGGAGGAGCCGATGACAGGATTCGTGAGTTCTCATTAGCTGGGGGAATTTGGCATGGAAGAGCTGAGGGGCTGCAGGTGGGGCAGGATGCACGGGTTCTGGGTGGGGAGTGA